In Corallococcus silvisoli, one genomic interval encodes:
- a CDS encoding DUF2378 family protein produces the protein MSNPSEIVFGHTVEGLLLALKGRLEGPLRAKLKAAGLDLDRKLEPAYPNAIWQRLLQIGAEELFPGVPMGEAQWLLGERFVTGYFETNMGRALHGVLKLLGPARALERTSRNLASGSNFLHVEVDRLADRDYRIKVNEGGTYPQFIGAICHFGTLTTGVKGLTTVVELREGRAATYRVRW, from the coding sequence GTGTCGAACCCGTCCGAGATCGTCTTCGGCCATACGGTCGAAGGTCTGCTGTTGGCCCTGAAGGGCCGGCTGGAAGGCCCCTTGCGCGCGAAGCTGAAGGCCGCGGGGCTGGACCTGGACCGGAAGCTGGAGCCCGCGTATCCCAACGCCATCTGGCAGCGGCTGCTCCAGATTGGCGCGGAGGAGCTGTTCCCGGGCGTCCCCATGGGCGAGGCGCAGTGGCTGCTGGGCGAGCGGTTCGTCACGGGCTACTTCGAGACGAACATGGGCCGCGCGCTGCACGGCGTGCTGAAGCTGCTGGGCCCCGCGCGGGCCCTGGAGCGCACGTCGCGCAACCTGGCCTCCGGCAGCAACTTCCTCCACGTGGAGGTGGACCGGCTGGCGGACCGGGACTACCGCATCAAGGTGAACGAGGGCGGGACGTACCCGCAGTTCATCGGCGCCATCTGTCACTTCGGAACGCTGACCACCGGCGTGAAGGGCCTGACCACGGTGGTGGAGCTGCGCGAGGGCCGCGCCGCCACCTACCGCGTCCGCTGGTAG
- a CDS encoding lysophospholipid acyltransferase family protein — MTAVAVAARAAWLGTFRLLQRYHRYEVVNLEPLLRPGAKLLVGYHGRPLATDLCMLTVTLHDRLGYLPHGIAHGAFDSIPGMRQVADGLGFVTGDGPLLEEAVARGEHVLVQPGGTREGCRDFRHRYRVDWGDRLGYLRLAVRHRLPIIPIAGHGMDDAYVGLNDGYAWGKRVGMPGRLPLWLGVGATGLWPLSLPFPVKMTQWVGEPLASHLVPGFDAGDRESLRAVHREVTGAVQGLLDAARGGYQRTR, encoded by the coding sequence ATGACGGCGGTGGCCGTGGCGGCGAGGGCCGCGTGGCTGGGGACGTTCCGCCTGCTCCAGCGCTACCACCGCTACGAGGTGGTGAACCTGGAGCCGCTCCTGAGGCCGGGCGCGAAGCTGCTGGTGGGCTACCACGGGCGGCCCCTGGCCACGGACCTGTGCATGCTGACGGTGACGCTGCACGACCGCCTGGGCTACCTGCCCCACGGCATCGCGCACGGCGCCTTCGACAGCATCCCCGGCATGCGGCAGGTGGCGGACGGGCTGGGCTTCGTCACGGGCGACGGGCCGCTGCTGGAGGAGGCGGTGGCGCGGGGCGAGCATGTCCTGGTGCAGCCGGGCGGCACGCGCGAGGGCTGCCGCGACTTCCGGCACCGCTACCGCGTGGACTGGGGGGACCGGCTGGGCTACCTGCGGCTGGCCGTGCGCCACCGGCTGCCCATCATCCCCATCGCGGGCCACGGCATGGACGACGCGTACGTGGGGCTGAATGACGGCTATGCCTGGGGCAAGCGCGTGGGGATGCCAGGACGTCTGCCGTTGTGGCTGGGCGTGGGCGCCACGGGGTTGTGGCCCCTGTCCCTGCCGTTCCCGGTGAAGATGACCCAGTGGGTAGGAGAGCCGCTGGCGTCCCATCTGGTCCCGGGCTTCGACGCGGGAGACCGGGAGTCCCTGCGGGCGGTGCACCGGGAGGTGACGGGCGCCGTGCAGGGGCTGCTGGACGCGGCGCGCGGCGGCTACCAGCGGACGCGGTAG